atggtgaatttagaagaaatctacagatgcaaacagatggaggatacactctaaaaaatgtagtaaatctgagtaactgaatctggtacattaataaataaaactgagtagaaataagttaacattaaactttaaaaataacgatatttataaattaactttaagtaatttaactttttttatttcctcgaaacctttataaaatagtattccataccaccacaaatacatacatgacattggcttttattgaatttttactcaattattttggtaagtttaattttaaagtgttatgtattctgataacaccaaaataattaaaacgatgtagtgccttgtgcaaaaataaacaaattattagtaaaacacgcccctctgtttgatgcagttatttaggttattctatatatgaagagttcagatgaaaaatcgtctaagtgccatctgaaatttccttcaataatgatcatttttatcaagcttgtatgtttatgttcacttaatttacattactggcaatgaaaattacctattaattgtcatttaagttaaattactgaacttaaatacgagcttgaaaaaaaaagctcataagaaaatttcagatggcacttagaggcttttgcatctgaactcttcatatatacttgaaactagtagcattgaaaatgttttcaaaacatgcacattgtggaatggtttcctttgctgctctataaacctagtgaatactaaggagaccatggtttctgtgaactgattattttgtagacatcttttgaaaatgaaacaattgcgtgagtttgaggaagataaaattaattaacttttttaattatttttttttaaaaggaagtcagagttgcgttaacacatatatatatatatatatatatatatatccatccatccatcttcttccgcttatccggggccgggtcgcgggggcagcagtttaagcagagaaccccagacttccctctccctagacacttcctccagctcttctggggggacaccgaggcgttcccaggccagccgggagacatagtctctccagcgtgtcctaggtcttccccggggtctcctcccagtgggacgcgcccggaacaccttcccgggaaggcgtccaggaggcatccggaacagatgcccgagccacctcagctgacccctctcgatgtggaggagcagcggctctactctgagctcctcccgggtgactgagcttctcaccctatctctaagggatcgcccagccaccctgcagagaaagctcatttcggccgcctgtatccgggatcttgtcctttcggtcatgacccaaagctcatgaccataggtgagagtaggaacgtagattgaccggtaaatcgagagcttcgccttgcggctcagctctttcttcaccacgacagaccggtacatcgaccgcattactgcagaagctgcaccgatccgtctgtcaatctcccgttccatccttccctcactcgtgaacaagaccccaagatacttaaactcctccacttgaggcaggaactctccaccaacctgaagtgggcaagccacccttttccgactgaggaccatggcctcggatttggaggtgctgattctcatcccagccgcttcacactcggctgcaaaccgtcccagtgcatgctgaaggtcctggcttgatgaggccaacacgacaacatcatccgcaaagagcagagacgaaatcgtgttgtcaccaaacctgaccccctccggcccctggctgcgcctagaaattctgtccataaaaatcatgaacagaacgacaaagggcagccctgccggagtccaacacgcaccgggaacaagtctgacttactgctggcaatacgaaccaagctcctgctccggtcgtacagggaccggatagcccttagcaaagggccccggaccccatactcccggagcaccctccacaggccgccgcgagggacacagtcgaatgccttctccaaatccacaaagcacatgtggactggttgggcaaactcccataaaccctccagcaccctgtagagggtatagagctggtccagtgttccacggcctggacgaaaaccacactgttcctcctgaatccgaggttctactatcggccggattctcctctccagtaccctggcatagactttcccagggaggctgagaagtgtgatccccctgtagttggaacagaccctccggtcccccttcttaaaaagagggaccaccaccccggtctgccatcccagaggcaccgtccccgactgccacgcgatgctgcagaggcgtgtcagccaagacagccccactacatccagagacttgaggtactcagggcggatctcatccacccccggtgccttgccaccgaggagtttcttgactacctcggtgacttcagcttgggtgatggacgagtccacatctgagccctcagcctctgcttcctcaatggaagacgtgacagcgggattgaggagatcctcgaagtattccttccaccatccaacgacatccccagttgaggtcaacagctccccacctttactgtaaacagcgttggtagggcactgcttccctctcctgaggcgccggacggtttgccagaatctcttcgaggctgaccgatagtccttctccatggcctcaccgaactcctcccaggcccgagtttttgcctccacaaccacccgggctgtagtccgcttggcctgccggtacctgtcagctgcctcaggagtcccacaagccaaccaggcccgataggactccttcttcagcttgacggcatcccttacttccggtgtccaccaccgggttcggggattgccacctcgacaggcaccggaaaccttacggccacagctccgagcggccgcttcgacaatggaggtggagaacatggtccactcggactcaatatctccagcctccctcgggatccggtcgaagctctgccggaggtgggagttgaagatctctctgacaggagactcggccaaacgttcccagcagaccctcacagtacgtttgggtctgccgagtctgtccagcttcctcccccgccatcggatccaactcaccaccaggtggtgatcggttgacagctccgcccctctcttcacccgagtgtccaagacatacggccggaggtcggatgaaacgaccacaaagtcgatcatcgacctacggcctagggtgtcctggtgccacgtgtactgatggacacccttatgcttgaacatggtgttcgttatggacaagctgtaactagcacagaagtccaataactgaacaccgctcgggttcagatcaagggggccgttcctcccaatcacgcccctccaggtgtcactgtcgttgcccacgtgggcgttgaagtcccccagtaaaacgacggagtccccagtcggagcactttccagcacccctcccagagactccaagaaggccgggtactctgcactgccgttcggcccgtaggcacaaacgacagtgagagacctatccccgacccgaaggtgcagggaagcgaccctctcgttcaccggggtaaactccaacacatggcagctgagctggggggctataagcaaacccacaccagcccgctgcctctcaccatgggcaactccagagtggtgaagagtccatcctctctcgaggagtgtggttccagagcccaagctgtgcgtaaaggtgagcccgactatcgctagtcggaacctctcaacctcacgcacaatctcgggctccttccccgccagtgaggtgacgttccacgtcgctagagctagtttccgtgtccagggatcgggctgtcgaggcccccgccttcgactgctgcccgattgtctaagcaccggccccttacggtccctcctgtaggtggtgagcccacgggaaggcggccccacgtcgctccttcgggctgagcccggccggaccccgtggggagaggcccggccaccaggcgctcgcatacgagccccaccccccgggcctggctccagggtggggccccggctgcgccataccgggcgaagtcacggtccttagatttagtcttctcataagggggttctgaaccgctcttagtctgacccgtcgcctaggaatatatatatatatatatatatatatatatatatatattgtttcattatatacttttttgtttaaaaaaaaaaaactaattatgagaagtgccctttatttcacttgagcccctgcccctcaaaatgtctgtgcacgtccctgtgtGGTTTGAAACCttgtcattataattattattaagctTATAGTCAGTCTGTGAAGAAACTTGCTTTGCATCTCCATAGTTCCCAAACAAAGGAATTTCTTCTCATTGTGCTATACTTTTGCTTTCATAATGCTGGGACTTTGTATAACAGGTCGTATAGTCTGTGCCAGTGTTCATTTCGTTATCGACATCTTTATTCTCAGTCTAATTATCAGCACCGTGAGGTCTGTGGTTCAGCGGGAGCGCGCCTCTCGCGCGGTCAAGTGCATGAGGTGTTATTTCACGACTGAAGCCTATTGAGTCGATGAAGATGGCGATGTGTGCGGGGCTCCGATGCGTTTCGGCAAACTTCTCGGCAGCATTGCCCCTGCTCACGAGACCTGCACGTATCTGGACGTGCCAAAATTCGCTACGGCCAAACGTTTTAAGGACGCTTTCCACGAGCTCGCGGCTCTCGGGAGGTAAAAACTTTGCAGAACTCCACGGCTCCTGTGTTTTACATCTCGCATTTAGCTTTGCCGCAAGAACTGCAGCCATTCCTGTTTGCATTCTGGTCTTTTTAAGAGCTTTAATCTTCTAAATGCTACGGATTGCTTAACAACAACGGAGTTTGTATTTGGGATTTAACTTTGATTACTTTGTTTCGTTTGTTACGTCGGGGAGGTCCCAGGCGTTTGATACATTCCAGTGATTTATTCGAGGAAAGTTGCTTGGCGGATTCGAATTTTGGAATTCGAATCTTTCGTTTAaattgcctctttatttttggaaCCATTACGTAgtctaacctttttttttgttaaatgttaaaagtgCACAATGTtcagtgtgttttatttatttatttatttttgctgacgCTTTCACCGGAGCAAACTCGCCACGCTTGACTAGTTTTCTCGGTACAGTATCATGTGGCTCAAATTAATTTGAGATGAAGCTAATTAAAGTTAAGACCGTGCTGTATCTTGTGCCCATGAAGTTTGACCAGAGCCCCCCTGACTCTACACATGATCTCACTTAAATCTGCCGTTCACGAAATCTATGAAATTAGACCGCATCACCTTCATTATGTTTCCTTGGAAGCCTCAAGATCAAAAATTAACTACAGGAGTGTCTTTCATAAAGCCCAGCCATGCTCACAATCTGGTTTAAACCTGTATTGTTTCTGCATGGGCTGATGCTAGAATCCGAGGCTTTGCTCCTCTGGGAGTCCTCAGTTGATGGTGTTCATCGGTTTGCCAGACTGTTCTCCTAGAATTATGGTGTTAAtatgaaatttatataaaattaagaaCAGTCAATGATTTTCTTTCTGAATCAGGTCTTGGGACATTTTAGTCATGCTCGTTTAATTTGGATCACATGTTTTATCTTACTCTAATTGTATGGGTTTGTTGTACAGAAACCCACAAATGGGTGTTTGAGAAACGTGTTTGAAAGCCGGTTATTTTGCAGTTGTCTGGCACAGAAAGTCCACCATTTGGCATGCCTTAACCTGACCTTTACAGTTGCTTCTGCCCTCAGAGACTCATGCTCCTTacagtgattttaaaacaattcagaaaacctGTAGTGAAAAGGAAGACCGATCTGGAAATTGATGCTTCATTACCTTTATGGAGTTTGAATGGTCAAACTGTCATCAGCATTAAGTTAATTTTTATGCAAAAAGAAAATGTCTTTGAACTAAAACTCCCATTTAAATTAATGGTTCTTTGaatccaaaataataaaaaaaaaaaaaaatgagaatagtgttttttttttcttaacttaaAACTAATACTTATAATAGTCTAATAATAGTCTAATAGTCCAGTAACTGaagtaaaatgttaatattaaataaacttgcatttgaaaatgtgaaattactaaaacaaacctttatttttttttaatataatgttacaaagcacaaactgaaattaaactcaaaatataaaaataaaagctcatttaaaatgctatagtattctaaaataacactgtgagAGAGTAACTGACAGCACACTTATTCTGTTTATCTGGATCTTATTACTTATATTCTCTTGTGTTTTTCCAGCTCTGAAGTTTACAGACAAACACGAATGGGTGAGAGTGGAGGGGAGTGTGGGCACGGTTGGCATCAGCAACTTTGCTCAGGTGTGCTCCTCCTCTTTAGAAAGAAACAAGTGTTTATAGATGGTgtcgagtgtgtgagagagtgtgtcacgcacactcactcacacactctcacaaatgctttttctttttatactttttacttattttgtgatggaggggaaaaaacaattctgaggaaaaaagtctgaattgtgagttgTCAATTCAGGCTTGGCAGAGAAAAAGTCATATTTGTGAGTTTCTCATAAAAAGAGACcgaactgtgagataaaatatCACAATTTTTACTTCAATAATGTGTttccaaataaaattaaatatacattgagAAGGAAGGGAGGTGTTGAAAAAATcccttttctgtctttttttgtgtctttggaataacatgcaaGAAAAAAGATAGGGTGAGGGATCCATTTTAATTTGATGTTGACTTAAAAAGTTATGTTATtgcaatattttctttttatgcagtttaaaataatattctgatGAATAGATGTCTTTCATTTTCTCCGTTCAAACACTGTAGGAAGCGTTAGGTGATGTGGTTTACTGTGGGCTTCCAGAAGTGGGAACGAAGCTTGAACAAATGGGTGAGAAGATTCTGAAATGCCCATCTTATGCCTTTGCCCTGCTATAGCATAGACAACATGACATGCATTTCTTTTTCAGAGGAGTTCGGTGCTTTAGAAAGTGTCAAAGCTGCTAGTGAGTTGTATTCTCCACTGACTGGAGAAGTGACCGAAATCAACACAAATCTGACAGATAACCCGGGACTAGTAAATAAAGCCTGCTATGAAGATGGTGAGTGCAGCTGTTAGTCTCTTACTAAACTGAAAGTACACAATACTATATATGAATGTGGAATATACCACTAAAACAATCCTTTCTCTCTCCTCAAGGATGGTTAATTAAGATGACCATAGAGAAACCTGCAGAACTTGACCAACTCATGGATGAAGCTGCTTATGAAAAATTCATCAAATCCCTCGATTCATAAAGACCTTCGTTATTTGTTATTATTGATCGTTCGGAGCATTTAAGGATTCTCTAAAATTAGTACTAATACAACTCTTTGTaatctatttattttgattttataattttcttttccaccaaaataatattttgtaatgtgcCAGTTTAACACAATCGTGTATTTTGGAGTCAAAAGCCAAATATTTCGAGGTGCTTTACATGGACTCAAACAAAGACAGGGCTGGTTCTGCTGATCGTCTTATAGTATATTTGTTAATGTAATGTGCGTGACATTGACGTAACATGACATGCAATAAAATCAAAAGTGTAACATTGTGAGCCAGTTTGCGTCTGTGTTCTGGTATATTCAAATTCGACCCTTTCAGATTGTCTTATGATGGCAGTAATGTATTGTTCTTATAACTTAAAGCATATAATAAATGATGAGTTTAACACATGAATGTGAAGCATTGCTTCTGACGTACCTTACCACAAATGCTTCCATCATATATTACCAAAGAAATTCCAATTAATTAAAACAgaccaaaaataaattaaaacagcaatattgtgaaatattattgcgatttaaaaatgtatttaataatatgtatttatttaaaaaaaataatttattcctgttatgcaaagctgaattttacaattccgagtatgggttaccatacttggcaaatgtcactactttcactttcatttcacGTTCACTTAGTGTCAcgtgatttttcagaaatcattttactaTGCAGATTTGCCTTTTAGAAAAtatctggattctttgatgaatagaccaTTACAAAGAACAGCGTtcgtttaaaatagaaatcttttaaaactaatagttttattgtgattttctctgctaaataaaagtattaatttctttaaaagaaaaaaaaaaaaaaaacgtctgacccaattttgaacagtagtgtacattatCTAGAAATGCACCATTgtttatttcagatatttttgtttgcaagcaaattgcacaaatattGATGCATTTATTTTCGTACTTTACTTTGTTTTAAGAGCTTGTTCTCTTGATGCTGAGATTGATAGAGAAAAGAATGGCACACATGCAGATGGAGACCAAGAGCACCTCCCAGCACAGCACACCTTGACCTTTGACCTGAGATTAAATGACTCATGAGTTTCTGTGTTCCAGCAATCAATGATTAATGACTGGTGATCATAGTATCTTTttttgactgtaaaaaaaaaatcctttgttAGGAAACAGGAACTCCTTGGCcaaaaggttatttatttagatgtttataatgtTGACTTATTTTAGTAACTATCTACAGATTATAGTTGTACTTGTTTTATACAATTTTATGTAATGAGATGCAACCAGCAAAATGTGGCTGATTTTATCTTGACCTTATGAGACGAATGACATTCATTACATAAGTGTAAAAGGCAAAtagatgtataattatataagcCTTTGTTTTACCATACAACTttacaaatatgtgaccctggggcacaaaaccagtcttaagtcgctggggtatatttttagcatagcccaaaaaacattgtatgggtcagaattattgatttttcttttatgccaaaaatcattagatttgaattaagatcatgttccatgaagatattttgtacctttcctactgtaaatatatcaaaacttaatttttggttagtaatatgcattgctaagaattaattgcTGTTGTTTAGGATGCAGAGTAATGCTTACTCCAGGTATACCAGGTTTTCTATTTAACCACACCTTTTAAAATGCTTTCATTAGATTACAGACAAGTTTCAAGAGTTTCCCAAGTCCCATAGAAATATCAGAGAATTTAAAAAGTGGCTGAACACAACATCCAGTTTTCCAGCAATGCTCAGTTTTAACGCAGGCATATTTAGAACAGATTTTACTCAAATTCCCTGTATATACATTCTTATCTTTCTCCAGTGATAAAGTGTTCCTCATGTTCAAAAATATTGTTACTAAATGGAAAGCATTTTACTTGCACATTTATACAATGGtggtttatcatttattttgtatgATGGAGTGTGATCGTTCTAGTCAGCATTCTTATACTTATATTCGAttgtgtaaatgtatgtgtgtgttaatgaacatatatattttttttgcctgCACGTATCTACGTATGCATTTTTTTGCGTTAACTGCGTTACATTAATAACGTTCTCTTTTACATTCaatttattaactattaattaattgattattattagtagtagtagtagtacactATTAGTTGTCGAACTTTTAATCTATTTCCATCCACGTGCTGATTTGCCACAACCCAAACCGGCTTCACACTTCCGGTAGACGCGCACATCGCTCGTTGCTATTGGCTCTTTTCTTCACTTCCCATAAAACCCTGCGTTACcgtttccttttccttttcagcCATTTTCCGCTACAGACGGTATGTGCTTTTATTCCGGCTAAACATCAAGTTTATCCGCTTTAATCCTCAGTAACCGTGTATCAAATGATGATTTAAGTAGCCCAGTCTTAAAGTGTAATTAGTTTCACGTGCGAACATGGCTCTATTGTCAGTGTTATACATAAACGAGagatgaaaatttttattttagtacacaGTCCCCTGTGGCAGTCTCTATACTcccgtgtgtttgtgtgaatatcaGTTTGAAATGTTAAACAGCGGTTCATGAACCAGTCAAGTGTTTGGAAACCCAAATAAAACACATTCAGCTCAAGTCTTCCTCGCGCGTGTTTACTGTCGTCTTTGAGCTGTTGCTCTATGAAGCACGCGACACAGTCAGGCGATAGAGGAGCTCGGGGTGTTTGGACTGGGCTACAGACTTTATATAACTTCAGAGGTGTTTTAATAGCGTTCATGGGCGTGCAGATCTTAACTAGAAACCGTAACGGCCGTGCAAAGTTTCAGGTTAATGCTGGTTGAGCTATATGTGAACGTGGAGCAGGGAACTGTGCTCATTACTGTGATGTTTGTTTTCCATTAGGAGTGAACAGTCATGGCTCCCAGCAGGAATGGCATGATCTTGAACCCTCACTTTCATAAAGACTGGCAGAAGAGAGTGCGCACCTGGTTCAACCAGCCGGCCAGGAAGATCCGCAGGTAACACGCATCCACTGACTAATGGATTATAATAGTTCATGGAGATCATCACTTTATTACAACACCTCTTGCTTGTTTTTGTCCTCAGACGAAAGGCCCGTCAGGCAAAGGCTCGGCGCATCGCTCCAAGACCAGTTTCTGGTCCTCTTCGGCCAGCGGTCAGGTGTCCAACCATCCGCTATCACACCAAGGTCCGTGCGGGCCGCGGTTTCACCCTGGAGGAGCTGAAGGTAAGATATCACATTGCTGCTAGTTTTTAAAtcagttagttcacccaaatgtgACCCTCgactacaaaaccagtcataaggtgcAATTTTTAAAGATTGATATTTGCCcatcatctaaaagctgaataaataatctttcttaTTGATGCATGGTTTGATGCAtggtttgaataataataatgaaaaaaaaaaaaaatacatgtgtgtgtgtgattatttatatatatatatatatatatatatatatatatatatatatatatatatatatatatatatatatatatatatagagagagagagagagagagagagagaatcacatTTCAAGTTATCCAAATAATGTCTTTAGCAATGCATcataatatatttactgtaggaagtttataaaatatcttcatggaacaggatctttacttaatatcctaatggttttttgcattaaagaaaaatttataattctgACCTATACAATGTGGTATTGGCTGTTGTTACAAATATAGCTGtgacttcagactggttttgtgctccagggtcacaaatcagAAAATTGTAGTTTACTCAACCCTCACTCtttgatttaatatttgaaaCACAAGACATTAAATGAATCTTGAAGTTTCTGTCTCCCTTTTGAAAATCCAGGTTACCAAAACTTAGAAGATCCAAAAACGGCCACGGTGTGTATGTTGTTTTTGTACATGGTTTATAGGCAATTGTTTTGCATGTATGATTTTAGTTTATTCACATCGTAACTTCACAAGACTTGGTTTAAACCGGTTTATATGGGTCTTTTTACAACACATTGTGCTTTTTGGATCTTCCTGTTTTGGTTACCTGGACTCTCAGTGATTGGACAGAACCCTCTCAAGATAAGTcttgtgggtttggaatgacatgagggtgagtaaatgatgattttgtgtgaactatccatttTAACAGTTTTTCTTGTTTGTTAATGGTTATTTCAGACAGTCAGATGATGACAATTCTCCGGAATCTCTGTACTTCATTGATGATCTCCTTTGAACCCCATTTGCTGATGACTGTTGATGCTGAAACTGTTCATGTGTTCCAGCATGATCATGTCTCACGTTGCTTTGTAATTTGCTTATACAGGCAGCAGGAATCAACAAGAAGGTGGCGCGCACCATCGGCATCGCTGTTGACGCTCGTCGGCGTAACCGATCCACAGAGTCTCTGCAGAACAACGTTCAGCGGCTGAAGGAGTACCGCTCCAAACTCATCATCTTCCCCAGGAAGGCTTCTGCACCCAAGAAGGGAGATAGCACTGTAAGTGGCTTCCTTAAGTTCATAACGCCGACCTTTCTGGGgataaatattgttttgaagcTGTGTGATTCGTTGTAAATCATAGCCTTCAGTGTATATGGCAGCAGGtctaaaatgcagtttattgTAAAGGGTAACCGCTTTAGTGTTTGCAGTCAAATGATGACACTTTCTCCGGAATCTCTGCACAGCCTTGATGACTTTTGAACCCTTTTACAACTGATGACTGCATACGCTCTAGCCCTATTCAGTAGTggtgtttttggtcttttttttgtcttttgacactctttttgttttgtgtttgtgtaggaGGAGGAGGTCAAGATGGCTACACAGCTCACTGGACCTGTCATGCCCATCAAAAACGTATGTATCACCCTTACTACTAAGTAGTGTTCCAGACCGCTAAATGTTTCTCTGGCATTTTATGCAAGCATTCTGCAATTACTGATTTACAGAAAAAGCTATATGAATGTCATTTTTGGCCATGTAAATATCAGCAatcttaaattcataaagtctTGGCATTGAAtgttgcactgaaaaaaaaatcctattaaatCAACGCACATTTGCTTGAAATGCATGTCGTCTTTTGAACATATGAGGTTGTTTTTGAGAGATTTAACAATTGAGTTCCGTTTAAAGCCTAACAAATATGTAAATGAaatcttgttttccctttgaattaaatAGACTTTTCTTGAATCATTGGCAGATGTTGTTTTTCTATATTTTGATCAATTTCTGAGTAAACAAGACGTTGTCATTTTGTTTCTCAAGCAAATGTATCTTCATCAAAAGAATCTTTAGACATTCACATGAGGAAAACGAGACAAATGTATTGAGGAAGAACATCACTTGTGCAGTAAAAATGATCTCCATATTCTAGTGGTTGAGGGCAGAGATGTAGGAACTTGAGCTTTTCTAAATGTAAAGTAATGGAGATCTTTTGGAAGTTGCAGACATTTACAAAACCTATTGATGTATTGTTTCATTC
The genomic region above belongs to Carassius carassius chromosome 3, fCarCar2.1, whole genome shotgun sequence and contains:
- the LOC132126795 gene encoding large ribosomal subunit protein eL13; the encoded protein is MAPSRNGMILNPHFHKDWQKRVRTWFNQPARKIRRRKARQAKARRIAPRPVSGPLRPAVRCPTIRYHTKVRAGRGFTLEELKAAGINKKVARTIGIAVDARRRNRSTESLQNNVQRLKEYRSKLIIFPRKASAPKKGDSTEEEVKMATQLTGPVMPIKNVYKKEKARVISEDEKNFKAFASLRMARANARLFGIRAKRAKEAAEQDPEKKK
- the LOC132115281 gene encoding glycine cleavage system H protein, mitochondrial-like; the protein is MKMAMCAGLRCVSANFSAALPLLTRPARIWTCQNSLRPNVLRTLSTSSRLSGALKFTDKHEWVRVEGSVGTVGISNFAQEALGDVVYCGLPEVGTKLEQMEEFGALESVKAASELYSPLTGEVTEINTNLTDNPGLVNKACYEDGWLIKMTIEKPAELDQLMDEAAYEKFIKSLDS